One genomic region from Rosa rugosa chromosome 1, drRosRugo1.1, whole genome shotgun sequence encodes:
- the LOC133710407 gene encoding disease resistance protein RUN1-like translates to MRSALVISVYAVLCYFLLSKIWLAKLLVVINCVYVGRRLFRLTTSQRIKRKSLHPWKYDVFLSFTGETRKGFTHFLYKTLQGRGLSVFRDQELERGTNISLKLLTAIEESRFAIVVLSPKYASSTWCLDELSKIFECMEVRGTILPIFYKVKPSNVRNQRGRFAKAFNKHEYHNMAKVQRWRSVLTKVGCIAGWISKDWYESELIDVIVESVYNAS, encoded by the exons ATGAGATCAGCCTTGGTAATAAGTGTGTACGCAGTTTTGTGCTATTTCCTTCTCTCTAAAATTTGGCTGGCGAAACTGCTTGTAGTAATTAATTGTGTGTACGTAGGGAGAAGATTGTTTAGATTAACCACTTCCCAAAGGATCAAAAGAAAATCTCTCCATCCATGGAAGTACGATGTGTTTTTGAGTTTCACTGGGGAAACCCGTAAGGGTTTCACTCACTTCTTGTACAAAACCTTGCAAGGTCGAGGACTCAGTGTTTTCAGGGACCAAGAACTTGAAAGAGGCACAAACATTTCTTTGAAGCTCTTGACTGCAATAGAAGAATCGAGGTTTGCCATTGTTGTTCTCTCTCCAAAATATGCTTCTTCCACTTGGTGCTTGGACGAACTTTCAAAGATCTTTGAGTGCATGGAAGTCCGTGGCACCATTCTCCCGATTTTTTACAAGGTGAAGCCCTCGAATGTACGGAACCAAAGGGGAAGATTTGCAAAAGCCTTCAACAAGCATGAATATCATAACATGGCAAAAGTGCAAAGGTGGAGAAGTGTTTTAACAAAAGTGGGCTGCATCGCTGGATGGATATCAAAAGATTG GTACGAGTCTGAGCTTATCGACGTAATTGTAGAATCAGTGTATAATGCTTCATAG